The genomic stretch GGTATGATGGTATGTGGGATTGTACTCTGGTTACACTGTAAATACAAACTAAAGCCTTCATTGTCTCTCATCATTTGTGTGAGATGATGGGCTCTCCTGAAAGAACTTGGAGCTTTCTGGTAGAGTGGCACGGACTTTCCTTTTCTCCTTAAAACGTCCAGAACGAGATATCTTGAGGTTCCGTCTTCCAGTATTTGCTCCATTTGACTTATCTGACTTGGCATCACTATTATATTCAGTGACTCCACTAGGCATTGAATTAGGGGGTTGGTTTTCTCTATGCTCAGCCGAAGAACTTAAAGATCCACTAGTAACTGCCCAAGATCTGTCCTCAGAACCTTCAGAA from Pseudophryne corroboree isolate aPseCor3 chromosome 5, aPseCor3.hap2, whole genome shotgun sequence encodes the following:
- the PRR15 gene encoding proline-rich protein 15, producing the protein MAESATGKNSSNNWWKSLTVRKKPKEVSVYHASEGSEDRSWAVTSGSLSSSAEHRENQPPNSMPSGVTEYNSDAKSDKSNGANTGRRNLKISRSGRFKEKRKVRATLPESSKFFQESPSSHTNDERQ